taattttcttttcttttcttttcttttcttgtaattGCATTTAATATTAGTGGTGGGTTGCTGTTACAATCTTACGGATTGATCCACGTATGACCGGCTgatcttattaaaaaaatttatgattattgCTGTGAAGTGAATAGAAAATTGTTGATTTTGGAACAATGGACAAGTCAGGTGCATTGGATTATATCAACCAGATGTTTCCCACAGGTCTGTTCAACTTCGGTTTATTGAATTTTGCTGTCTTTAAATTTAGGGTTTAATGGGGCTATTTTGGGCCTGATATCGTTGATAATAAAAGTCTCTGCAAACTGAAACTGTTGTAAGAATAAtcataaagaagaaaaaaaaaaagctgatTGTGCTGCCTTTCTTGGTTAATCGTAGCAATTTCTTTTAGGATGGTTAGTCTTTTTGATCTCATCTCTTGCCTAAAATGCCTTGGTACTGCAACCCTTGCAACCGGATTTCACCTGGTTGTTATCGGGTCATAGTAATTGTTTTTCTGATATATACTCATTCTTGCTAGTAATACGAAAACAGGGAatagcttttttctttttacaattaTGGCTTGCTAGTTAAAATTGGGCCTGTATACATATAAAACTGCAATGGAAGAAGTAGCCTTTtgggatattctgaatttaaCATGTTGAGAATTGTAGAAAATGAAGACAATATGATATGGTTagataaattataatcatgCAACTATAAGATTATGACGATCATGATCACATCTTAGTAGGTCGAAATAGTTTATATTGTCATTAACCTAATTTGCATGCTTGGAAGTTcacaattatcatttttactaTTGCGTAAATTAATTTGCTTTTGGTTGTGGTAATATGTAGAGGCATCTTTATCTGGTGTTGGGCcacttatgcaaaaaataCATAGTGAAATTCGTCGAGTGGATGCGGGAATTTTAGCTGCTGTTCGCCAACAGGTAAAACTTTTTCTCTTGCCGCTCTTCTTCTGTTATACAACGTCAATCATGCAGCATAGTTGGAGTGGATTGTGTTGTCTGGTAGgattttttacatattttaatattttaggttCTGATTTAATGTATGGTTGGATGCTATGGAGTCGAAAGGTTTTCTCTCTTTATGTGCATGTGTTTCTGTCAACAGTTTCCACAATGCCACTGGTTATGATTAGAGCTTTTGTGACATTTCAGGCTACCTACCAATCTATCTACGTTACAATGGTTTTCATAAGGGTGATAATTAACTCAGGATTTTGTAAGGCTACTAACTAATCAGCAGTATGGTGACATCTCACACCATCACTTTGTAATGGATGATATGGCAATTTCTAAATCTTATAGACTACATATTATGTTTAAGGATTATCTTTCTATTGTCTGGATTGGAATACAGGGAAAGCATAAAGCCTACTCATAGGGAATTTGTGACTATAGACCTCAAAGTATCTCTAAAAACACTTCTGTCGGTTTGGAATTAAGATTTAACTTACAGTGAGAACTTGCAATTTTAACAGCAAGTTGCAAGAatagataatttttcattaagttCCTTGCAATATGTTTCTAAACTTAGAGGACTAGATGCACGCAAACTATGTTTGGCATTGAAAGAGCAGCTGATATTCTTTGATTTGAGGTAGAGTTGGGATTTGCTATCCCTGAAGTCCATCTTTTgggttttcttctttttgttacttgaattatttttcttctctggaatgggatttttttttttgggggggggacGATAGTCTGTGTGGTTGTGagttctttttatcttttccatatcgtttataaattttctttggGTAGAGCAGGCCGAATATTAGTTAAGATTAAATCATCTCCATTTTCTCTTCATGTGTGTTGGAATTTATGAGTCATCTGTTGAAACTTTCTTCCAAGTGGGATTTTACTCGCAATTGTGAGCCTCCCCTCACCTTCACATGTGCCTGAGTTCATGCACTGACACACACATGCAATGTAGATGATcccctttattttttgtcttctaCCTTCTGGAGCAATATCAAGACTACCTTACATTGTCTGATATATTCACCACAATTCTTACAGCTAAACAAATAGTTTATATGTCTTTTTTCGCTCTTTAATTTCTTAGCCATTGTGACTTCAGAGTAATTCAGGAAACAAAGCAAAGGAAGATCTTGCTGCTGCTACTCATGCTGTGGAGGTCAGTTTATCTCTTACAAtgtttaaaactattttattttacatatatttgtACAAGATGGTTTCTTGAAGGATAGCCTCTATGCGAATGTCTCTGGTTACTAACCTGAGTTTACAAGATATGAAGAAAAGGCCTCCAATTTTCAGCTGGgacttcttttttaatttgagtgTTTTGGTTGTAACACAGGAACTCATGTATAAGATCCGggaaataaagaacaaagctgAACAAAGTGAAACAATGGTTCAGGAAATATGCCGTGACATTAAGAAGTTGGACTTTGCAAAGAAGCATATAACAACTACTATCACTGCTCTTCATCGCCTTACGATGTTAGGTTATTTATTCTATCACTTTTTCCCCCCGTTATATTGAGTTTGTCTATATGTTCATATCACTATTGTCATCAAACTCAGGCTCCTACGCAGGGCTTTTATATTGAATTACCAATGCTGAATGGAAAGTCAGTGGTTGCCAATTAAGAATTATAATGGTTATAAGAGTGaaataattactaaaatatcaaTCATTCTGGGTATGCATATCAAAGGTATTGCTTGTATGTAACTTGTGACCTACAAGTTATTCAGTTGAGATATTAATGTCCAAGATGCCCATGTATAAGTTCTTACCTCTTAATTTTGAACTTATGATTTCAACTATGAAACTTcctataaatattatttaaaagcaCTGTGTGGGAGCTTGTGATACcaacataaattatttacttatatgTGTTTCATCAGTGATCAATATGTAACATTTTAACATGCTTACAATGtacttcattattttataatggtTTTGAGCACTAAGTGAATGTCTTACTGATGCACCCTTTCTCATTTCATAACAGTATCTGCTGTTGAGCAGCTACAGGTAATGGCTTCAAAAAGACAATACAAGGAGGCTGCTGCGCAGCTTGAGGTGATTTAATTCtcaagattttaatttataatcttCATAGTAGTTCAGAGATGTTTTACTTTTCAGATATTACTGTGGACGTTTTCTGGTTTTTGGAAAgttccttaaattttttattcatctcctgaaattttttttctagtttttcCTGCAGAATGCATTTTCTGTCCATAAAAAGATATGAAAGAAACTTTTGGGATTTGTGAAGTTATGATGATCAATATGTTGTTTACAGCTGGCTCATATGATGCCATTTTTTGTTCTGTCTCTCATTCCACCATTATAGATAAGAAAAGCATGATTCACTTTAATGAAGTTTTTTGATACTTCAATTTTTGTGAAATGTGAACTGCCGCTTTAGTTTAGGGAAAAAGCAAGCTTTCATTTCTCTCATGGATTCagcaaaatgatttttctcaTGTATTTTGTATTCTAAATCCTGTTCTTTCtgttaaattgaaatgaaacttCGACTTGAAATTTGAAGCCATTTTTCTCTTGGATTTGAAATTTGACGGTTTTCATGATTTTTGACTGAATAAGTGGAGGTCTTGacgattttttaaagaatgtgtatgaaatattttatatatacaagGGTCCTATTTTGATTgtgcttctctctctctctctctctctctctctctctatctatATTCTGCTTAGGTATTGAtgcttctctctttctctctttcacACACTTTCTCTCTGTCATATAGATCCTACACTTAATTTGGTTTTCTGATTAGCCTTCTATAGATCTCTTTGTAACTTTGAGAGGTTCTTTCATTGTGGACTTCTTGTTCACTTTTTGTACATGTTTTCTCCTAAATATAAATCTCTCAGTTtcctattaaataaataaataaagaaagaaagaaagagggaAAAATACCTTTTTTAAAGTGTTTTATATGAGCATTACCTCAATATCTTTGTATGGGAGTGAATCATGCTTACCTAAGCTAATTTTAATGCGTTGCAGGCTGTAAATCAGTTATGTAGTCATTTTGAAGCCTACAGGGATATTCCAAAGATCACAGAACTCAGGGAGAAGTTtaagaatataaaacaaatactcAAGTCACATGTGTTCTCTGACTTCTCAAGGTATGTTATCTGTCTTATGctctcttttaatttgtttatttttgaatattcATTTTGATGTTTATCCACTTGGCATTCctgaaattatatttagaaTTTCTATGATCTTGTAGAATTTCTCTAATGCTCGAATAGATCAAGATATATCAGGCATGTcataacaaagaaaattagttgAGGAACGGTGGATAAGCCCTTATATTGGCTTAGGCACAAGGAAAGTCGGCCATCTGTTagcttaattattaaagtctATCTTTAACTATTagcttaattattaaagtctAAGATTAACTATGtgaagagggggggggggagatTACTAAGGTAAGATTGGGATTGgatatcttttatttcttaataggTGAAAAGGGAGATCATTTATCAAGAACTTATGAATTGCTTGGTGATCCACATGTGAGGATTggttttttcttctctctttggGGAAATCAAGGTGTTCTGGTCGCCTGGAACTATAAAGTGGTGAAGGTGGTCAAGTCTGTCGTATCTACTTTGTTtcctataaaaaattaatctaataatGATGTAGATAGTGACGATACTGAGTTTATGGGACAATTGTCCTAGTTAAAGGACTGGATTTTGTAAGAATTTTCATTGTTGTTTTGTTCATGTTCTTCGTGGTTTGTAGGGAGAGATTTGAATGTGGTTTATTATGGGTTGGGAAAATCTATTAGACTTGGGAACCAGTGAGGGGAACTTTAATTGTTTCATTTGGGAGACAAATATAAGAGGTTCTGTTTTGGATGAAGCTTTGTTTACGTCTTCCAATTTAAGGCTTAATTCGTCTTGGATACAGGTTAGGTTCCTCTTTACGCCGTAAATAGGAGGGTGATTGTACCATATGTTGAGAAAATTGAGAAGAGATAAACGGTAGCTCAAGAAATTGTGAAATTGTTGTTTGATGTAGATGCGTTTAGGTAATGCAATACTGAGGGGTCATTATCTCTAATCATAAGTCATTCAATTATCATTTGCCGAGTTTTGGTGCTTGGTCTCTATTTACTATGCATTGTTCTTCAAATGGATTTCCTAAGAAATGATTGGTCAATGCATATAGTATGCTATACTCATTTATGGTGAAGTATTGCGATAGATAAAACAGAAGGATTTTTGAGGAAGGATTATGGAGAAAGTGCTTGAATTGAGAGAGAGATTTCCTTTTGTTGACTACTCTTTGGGCTTTGGTGACAGAAATTTAGGcatatttttctgtttttttattCTGTCTAATTGTGAAGCTGTGGTTTtctttaaggatgattgttcttgTACATGTTTGTATATCGTGGATTTCTAGTAAACTATACGTGTACTTTTTGCAAATAATATTCTCTTTGTTTCTTACAGGAAATGGATGCTCATTTATAAACtgacttctttttttctctgtttCATCTCAGCTTAGGTACTGGCAAAGAGACAGAGGAAACTAATTTGCTGCAGCAATTATCGGATGCTTGCTTAGTTGTTGACGCCCTAGAGCCATCTGTGCGGGAAGAGTTGGTAAATAACTTCTGCAGAAGGGAGCTAACTTCATATGAACAGATCTTCGAAGGAGCTGGTTTGTAAGACTATCACAGTTTGCATTATTAAGAGTCCACTTTGCTGTCCTAGAACCTGAAGTTATTCATATCTCATGTGTACAGAGTTAGCTAAGTTGGATAAAACTGAACGACGATATGCATGGATCAAACGTCGTATAAGAACTAATGAggaaatattcaaaatttttcctcCTTCATGGCATGTTCCTTATCTGCTCAATATCCAGTTCTGTAAGAAGACAAGGTACTAAGCTTTTACATCAATTCTGAATCCTTGGTTAAACTTAGTATAAATAAACTGCTTTTTGAATCACTAAATATGTTTTATCTTATAGTTTTTGTTAATTGTGCAATAGAAGCCTTTAATCTGCATgaaatgttttttattttgtattatatttggAAGCAAACCCTTGTTTGGAAAATCATGGAGGAAGCAGGGGAAAatccaaattgttttttttcttttatctttttgggtcttgttagagatttttttgtttgaggAAAAAGTATTGGTTTTTGGCTTAGTTGCATTTTGGCAATGTTTTGAGTATTTGGAATTGAAGGAATAGGAGAATTTGTGAGATGGCTTTGAAGAATGGATGAAGATTTTACATGATAAAGCTAGCGTATATTTTTGTTACCGAGCAATTTTAggatatatttttgttctttattctTAAAGATTGGGAGGCAATTTTGATCATGTGTGGTATAACGGTGCTGTGACTTAAAAGCCACTGCTgctgtaattaaaaaaaaaaaaggttatgaaataaatttgaaagtgtggtaaatatgacttttaaataataattttgacaaaaaaagtACAGATGTTCTAGGCTTTTCATTTTACAAGGGTGAGAAAATCAACTTAGCTTCTAAACTACAGTACAAAGTGTTTACCAAAAACTTTCATGCCAtagcttttaagttacaactgcCCAGCCACAATACTCAAATAGGGCCTTGATTTGATTGGTGTGATTTTTCCTTCATATACATGGACCACTCATTCTCAACTTTGTTCCTTTTTGCATTAATGATGTTATCTTTTCCTGTTATGAATTATCACATTAATTTCAGATGGAGTATCTTATTGCATTAACGATGTTCTCTTTCCCTGTTATGAATTATCACATTGATTTCAGATGGAGTATCTTATTGTGCTGTAGTATTGCAAAGAAATTTGGATGTAATGGCTTTCTGTTTACAGGAAACAGCTGGAGGGGATCCTTGACAATTTGACAGAAAGACCAGATGTCGGAACATTATTGTTGGTAATTTATATTCTGTAACTGAATGCCGATTGATAGCCTTAttaatttcctaatttttCTATGACTCCGTTGTGGTAGTCAAATTTGCGCTTGACTGCATCGTTTTAGATCAGTTCATTTCAAATGTGCATTTTCCAAACTATATCCTTCATACTTGTCTTAGCTTCTTGTATTTGACTATTCTGCTGcattttttgaatttagttttaatCGTTACATAACATAAAGTTCCCATTTCTTTCCAACTATTTCTCTGTTTGAGCATCCTCTGAAAGGGACTACATAACTCTTTGTGCTATGTAGCCTCTTAACGGTGAGAAAGCTTACCTCTGTCCTGGTAGTATATTGTCAATGAGCTATACATAAATGGTCAACTTCAAATACTAACACCATGGCCCTAAGATTATCATGGTACTGAAAACTATTGGACTGTTCCCCTGTCAGGTTTGTGCACATATACACCAgctaatatattatttgttttgctcTTAATTGGTTCGTAAGGTTAAGTGGAAACTTGTTCAGACTACTTTTAGACCAACAAAGTTGGCTTTCTATGGATTTACTTGTCATCTTTCTTTTAGCTTCACTCACTGTGCTTTACGAAAATGATCCAATGAATCTAGTTTTGCTTTGGACTTCTCCGGAATTGCTTCTGAGCCTTCAATATGAGTATCAgtcatcttttaatttttggcaaTGTATTTTAAAACGAACCTGTGCAAATGTTCTTTTCCACCACTTATTTATCCTGATAAAAATTGCTCTTCCAATTGTCATGCAcctttaagtaaataaattattcacgAAAGTATCCTTTCGATCCTTTTACTTTGTAAAACTGAATCTGAGAGCTTTAAGCAGTATCAATAGTATGCCTTCAATTAAAGCCAAATCGTTCTGATTAGGTAGTTTCTTTCAACTCCAAATCTCCGATAATAGTGTCATTATTTGGTGCAATCACTTTGTACTAAAGTAATACTGGCCTTTCCACCTTGAAGTAtcatttattactattatcattattttgataagaaacagaaaattttaacattCTGCCTTCTGATATGGTGTGCCTGAAATAGATGGTTTTAGTATCTTCTCAGAACAGAgtaatctaatataaaaattgcaGATGCTTTTAAGGTGATTAGTGCCATGTACAGTAATTGTAGTCAGTATACTATGTTTCTTGACTGCTTCCATTTATGGTAAGTTATGTTGTTAATGCTGTGTTGTATGTTTTGAGAACTGTTTATAGGCATTACAAAGAACCATAGAATTTGAGGATGAATTGGCAGAGAAATTTGGAGGAGACAGCCGCAGCAGCGAGATTGGGCTTGACATTGAAGAAATAGGTAGACCAGAGAACAATCGTCAGAATGTTTCAGATATTCGAAAGAAGTATGAAAGAAAACTTGCTGCAAATCAGGGAAACTCAACTGAAGTATGCATTTTCTTCACCATAGGTAGTTGAGAAAAGTTTGCTCAATGCACTATTTGACGTATTATAACATGAATTATTGTCCCTGTTGATTCTGTGTTGACAGGAAAAGGATGGAAACAAGGACTTGTCAGTGCCAGGAGCTGGGGTGTGTCTTCATGTTTTGTTTACTGTTCCATCTTCTacaaagattttaatatatgtgtcAGTGATATAAATAGGATTGCCAACTTAGTTTTCTTTGAGTTCATTCCTTGTCATGTTATTAGGTTGTTTTAATCATTGCAGTTAAAATTCTGGAGTAACTTTGTCCTATTTGATGGAAAATCTAAAATGCTATAATGACCAAGATTTCTTCTCAGGGAGTTgatgtttcatttttatagtAAGTTTGATGTGGATGTTTACCGTTTCGTTCGTGCCACTGAATATGTTATTTCCTAAGGTAGTATTCTGTATTATGCTTGAGGCATCTTTGAAGGAGGTGGTTTATGTTCTTATATGAAGGTTTAAGttaataaagagagagaaagctcCTGAGAATTATCTTTCATCGTTGATTGTGCAGTTCAACTTCCGCAGAATCATTTCATCTTGTTTTGAACCTCACTTGACAGCTTATGTAGAACTGGAAGAGAGGACATTAATGGAGAATCTGGAAAAACTTGTTCAGGTGGTTTGGATACATAAGTCATGATTAGTTATTTCACgtgtttctttttctaatacttactataattttttttcttctttctgaTAGGAGGAAACATGGGATATCGAAGAGGGAAGTCAGAATAATGTTCTACATAGCAGCACAGAAGTAAGTATTCGTACATACATCATGATACTGATCATTTTGCATGTGATGTGCTGCACCCTTGTAGATTTGGACTAGCGTCCGAgagttttcttaatttttaggCTCCATTTAGTATAGCTCTTTGTTAGACCTATGAAAACTTATGTTAGGCGCAAATATAAAGGGGCATGGGCTGTTTAGTAATTTTAGGGGCAGGGGCAATTtagtaactttattattaattagggtTTAGTTATAAAGAAGAGATTATGGAGTCATTTAGGGTCTATGTTGAGTTTTGTCTGGTATTAGGAACCATTAGGAGTTTTGGGAGAAATTGACCGATCTCTCGAATTGTAGGTCAGGATTGAttgcttgtttttttttttatttaatcaataaaaatcagCCTTAATTTAGCCCTAAGTCCTATcaaagtggtatcagagcaagaaTCTTGAGACAATGGCAGCGAAGAAGGTGGACGCGCTTGAAGAAAAATTGGAAGCAGAGGTTGGATCACTCAAGGCTATGATTGATGAGCGATTCAACACCGTTGAACAACAATTTTCATCTCTTGAAACCATGTTGCTGAAATTGACAGAACTCCACCTCAACCCACCACCGGTAGCATGGAAGGGCTATGGCGGTTTGGCAGGAGAAGGATCTGGTGGCACGGAAACCGAGGTGGGCGACGACGCAGGAGTTGAGGTGACCGGGAAGGGCGAATTGGGGGAGTTTGGGGGTGAGACACAACCTGAACAGGCTGGATTTGGGCCCGAGCGGGGAGGAATTGGGTCTGGACAGGCTGGATTTGGGGCCGGTAGGCCAAGAGGAGGGATTTCTAGTGAGAAAGGGTGCGGTTATGGTCGAAATACGGCTGGGCAAGGAATTCCAGCCCACTATGGTGCTGGGCAAGGAGAATTTTGGGCTGGATCTTCGGGATTTGCAGACACTGGAGTAGATTCGGGAGGTTGGAGACCTCCAATGGCACGAACTGGGGCTGGTCAGACTCAATTTGGAGCGGATCCTAGGGTAAGGAAGCTGAAAATGCCTATTTTCAAAGGCGAGGATGCCTATGGATGGGTGTATAGGGTAGAGCGCTATTTTACTATCAATGGACCCTCAGAGAGGGAAAAGTTAATGGCAGCGGCGTTATGTTTGGAGGGAAAGACGCTTGGA
This window of the Citrus sinensis cultivar Valencia sweet orange chromosome 8, DVS_A1.0, whole genome shotgun sequence genome carries:
- the LOC102630431 gene encoding vacuolar protein sorting-associated protein 53 A; its protein translation is MDKSGALDYINQMFPTEASLSGVGPLMQKIHSEIRRVDAGILAAVRQQSNSGNKAKEDLAAATHAVEELMYKIREIKNKAEQSETMVQEICRDIKKLDFAKKHITTTITALHRLTMLVSAVEQLQVMASKRQYKEAAAQLEAVNQLCSHFEAYRDIPKITELREKFKNIKQILKSHVFSDFSSLGTGKETEETNLLQQLSDACLVVDALEPSVREELVNNFCRRELTSYEQIFEGAELAKLDKTERRYAWIKRRIRTNEEIFKIFPPSWHVPYLLNIQFCKKTRKQLEGILDNLTERPDVGTLLLALQRTIEFEDELAEKFGGDSRSSEIGLDIEEIGRPENNRQNVSDIRKKYERKLAANQGNSTEEKDGNKDLSVPGAGFNFRRIISSCFEPHLTAYVELEERTLMENLEKLVQEETWDIEEGSQNNVLHSSTELFFIIKRSLKRCTALTKSQTLLNLFKVFQRILKAYATKLFARLPRGGTGIVAAATGMDGQIRISERDERVICYIVNSAEYCHKTSGDLAESVSKIIDSQLADGVDMSEVQDEFSAVITKALVTLVLGLETKFDNEMAGMTRVPWGSLESVGDQSEYVNGINMILTSSIPVLGSLLSPIYFQFFLDKLASSLGPRFYANIFKCKHISETGAQQMLLDTQAVKTILLDIPSLGRQTSNAASYTKFVSREMSKAEALLKVILSPVDSVADTYRALLPEGTPMEFQRILELKGLKKADQQTILDDFNKHGPGTTQPTIAPSVVPAAPPAPPSSVIPNSASAGFITSREDVLTRAAALGRGAATTGFKRFLALTEAAKDRKDGPFRKLFNT